Sequence from the Fusobacterium periodonticum ATCC 33693 genome:
TCTGAGTTCTAACATTGAAGAAGGCTACAAAAGCCATTGCAAAACTCATTGTTCCAGCAGGTAAGTGAGAAAAATAACCTATTATTCCTCCAATAATACCAATTATCAGTGTAAAAGTAAATGATTTCTCACTTTTATTTAAAGTTTTTTCTTCTTCATTTATTTCTTTTTCTATTTTCTTTTCAAAACTTACTTTTTTATTCTTGCTTCTTTCATAACATTTTTTTGTAAAAAAAGGTACAAAACTTATCACTGAAATTAATCTTATCAGTTGTAAAAGTGCTACTTGAGAAGTGTTAGCTTTAAAATCATAAGCTATCAATGATATGTCCATTATTCCGCCAGGGGCTGTTGCAAAAAATGAAGTCATATAGTCTATTCCTAGAAAATGAGACATTATAAACGATAGAATAAAACTGAAAGCTATCATCAACACAACCATTACCATACCTGGAATAATAACTTTTCTTAACATTTTCACATCTTCTGTACGAAATTTAGAGCCTATGAAAGTCCCAGTTGCTACCTGTGTAATAAACTTAAATGAAGTTGGTAAAAAAGCTCTATCCGTAACAATATTAAAAATAGCAACAGCAAATAAAGCTCCTATCATAAAGGCTGCAGGTACTTTCTTTTTATTAGCTAAATATCCTCCTAAAATTCCAATAATAAGTGTTAATATTAAAAATATAATTTCATTCTCATCCATAAAAATTTTCCCCTCTTACTCTTCTTTTTTGAAGAGATTATATTTATCATTTTTAGTATACCATATTAGATAATAAAAATCAAACAAAAAGCAATTTATCAATCATTAGAAAAAATTAAAAACTCCATAGTCTTTTATAAAAATACTTATCTTTGGAGTTTTTTATTTTAAAATTTTATTTTAAATCTTTTTCTGAAAAATCACAATTATTTAAAACATCTTGAATTATATCTAAGCCTCTTTCAACTTCTTCTATAGTTGAAGAAACTGTACTTATCCTAATTTTAGAACTGACTTCTTCAGAGTTTGAATAAAATACAAAACCTGGCAAAATAGAAAGTCCTCTTAAACGACACTTATAATAAAATTTTTCACTGTTTATATAGTTAGCTAATTTAATCCATATGAAAAATCCACCTTGAGGCACATGCATTATTTCTAAATGTTTTATCTTTTTAAGCTTCTCTATCATATATTCCATTTTTTCTTTTAAATTTGCTCTAAGCTTTTCTAAGTGTTTATCCAGTAAACCTCTTTTAATATAAAGTTCTAAAAACTTTTGATTTATTCCAGAAGTTGTAGTATCTATAAAGTATTTATTTAAACTAAAACTTTCTTTATATTTTTTAGGTGGAATTAATATAGCTAGTGCCAATGCTGGCATCACAATCTTAGAAAAAGTTTTAATATAAAATACTCTTTCATCTTTATCCAAGGCCTTTATTGATCTGGGACAATCTTGTGACTTATAATAAAAATCTGAAAAACATTCATCTTCTATAATATAGAAATCATATTTTATTGAAAGTTCTATCATTTTCTTCTTTTTTTCAAAGGACCAACTCACTCCTGTTGGATTTTGAAAATTTGTCATTATATAAACAAAATCTATTTTTTTA
This genomic interval carries:
- a CDS encoding PLP-dependent aminotransferase family protein, yielding MNKKLIRNSDTTISTQLFEILKQDILENRWKENDKFFSVRQISIKYGLNPNTVLKVIKALEEEGYLYSIKGKGCFIKKGYNLDISQRMTPILNTFRFGQISKDMEINFSNGGPPKEYFPIQEYKEILSEILLDKDESRQLMAYQNIQGLESLRETLVDFIKRYGIRREKDDIIICSGTQIALQLISTAFGLVPKKTVLLSDPTYQNAVNILKNYCNVENIDMKNDGWDMNEFENLLKNKKIDFVYIMTNFQNPTGVSWSFEKKKKMIELSIKYDFYIIEDECFSDFYYKSQDCPRSIKALDKDERVFYIKTFSKIVMPALALAILIPPKKYKESFSLNKYFIDTTTSGINQKFLELYIKRGLLDKHLEKLRANLKEKMEYMIEKLKKIKHLEIMHVPQGGFFIWIKLANYINSEKFYYKCRLRGLSILPGFVFYSNSEEVSSKIRISTVSSTIEEVERGLDIIQDVLNNCDFSEKDLK
- a CDS encoding AbrB family transcriptional regulator codes for the protein MDENEIIFLILTLIIGILGGYLANKKKVPAAFMIGALFAVAIFNIVTDRAFLPTSFKFITQVATGTFIGSKFRTEDVKMLRKVIIPGMVMVVLMIAFSFILSFIMSHFLGIDYMTSFFATAPGGIMDISLIAYDFKANTSQVALLQLIRLISVISFVPFFTKKCYERSKNKKVSFEKKIEKEINEEEKTLNKSEKSFTFTLIIGIIGGIIGYFSHLPAGTMSFAMAFVAFFNVRTQKAYMPLPLRKTIQTFGGALIGARVTLADVVALKTLVLPIILIIVGFCLMNVLVGFFLYKTTKFSLSTALLSASPGGMSDISLMAEDLGANGPQVASMQFLRAIFIVGVYPLIIKLL